The Acinonyx jubatus isolate Ajub_Pintada_27869175 chromosome D2, VMU_Ajub_asm_v1.0, whole genome shotgun sequence genome contains a region encoding:
- the BLOC1S2 gene encoding biogenesis of lysosome-related organelles complex 1 subunit 2 → MAAATAAEDVSATQREEPVRDDAAVETAEEAKEPAEADITELCRDMFSKMATYLTGELTATSEDYKLLENMNKLTSLKYLEMKDIAINISRNLKDLNQKYAGLQPYLDQINVIEEQVAALEQAAYKLDAYSKKLEAKYKKLEKR, encoded by the exons ATGGCGGCGGCGACGGCTGCCGAGGATGTCTCGGCGACCCAAAGAGAGGAGCCTGTTCGAG ACGATGCCGCCGTGGAAACAGCTGAGGAAGCAAAGGAGCCGGCTGAAGCTGACATCACGGAGCTCTGCCGGGACATGTTCTCCAAAATGGCAACTTACCTGACTGGGGAACTGACGG cCACCAGCGAAGACTATAAGCTCctggaaaatatgaataaactaaCCAGCCTGAAGTATCTTGAAATGAAAgatattgctataaacattagtaGAAACTTAAAGGACTTAAACCAGAAGT ATGCTGGACTGCAGCCTTATCTGGATCAGATCAATGTAATTGAAGAACAGGTAGCAGCTCTCGAGCAGGCAGCCTACAAGTTGGATGCATATTCAAAAAAACTGg aAGCCAAGTACAAGAAGCTGGAGAAGCGATGA